The Amphiura filiformis chromosome 15, Afil_fr2py, whole genome shotgun sequence region CCACCCTCCTCCTTTCAGAAAATTGTATTTCGatctaaaaaaaacacaaaaataaataaattaaataaaaacatttctaTGGTCTTACCTGTAGAGAACGGTATCAACCCCTCCCTTTCTTGCAAACATCCATCCTTATCCAGAAACCTTTCTGGATTGAATTCATCAGGATTCTTCCATGTATCCGGATTATGATGGATTAAATTGAGATTCGCCAAAACCAGACTTTCCTTTGGGATGTTGAAGCCATCAATAGTGGTATCTTCTACACAGTTATGGGGAACTGCAAGAGGTACAACGGAGCAGATTCGCTGGATTTCTAGAAGAGTTGCCGCAGTGAAGGGTAAGTTGTCCTTGTCAGTGAGCCTTATTTTTCATTGAATCATAAGAAAAGAATAGAAATAATAACTCATTATAATATCCATTATAATATACttgaagaaaaaaagaataaCAAAGAAAGAAACGCGTTTAAGTATGGTACATGTAACCTGGTCTCCTAACCACACTACGGTATATTCTCAGTTtatatatcgagggcttagagccagaactagctatgtccatttgttttctcaattacatgttactcatttcggtaacaagGGGACGGGTAAatctgccctccataagaaaatgtaagtgactttggggtatatgcatggtcacttgcgtctaactaactgttcaagtgaccatatatataccccaaagtcacttgcatttattatggaggggataattaaccgtacatttgttgccgaaatgagtaacatgtaattgataaaacaaatggacatagctagttctggctctaagccctcaatATGGGTTTAGACTGACTATATTTACGTCCTCTGTTGGTCAACGTTGCATTAAGGTTacgtatagaggttatccacgctACTCAAGTGTGATTTCTAACGggaggggggtcactcccattgtggctgtaggcctacagctttttatttattttatttatttattagactctatacactggagattgcacaatatcataataacagttaaatataaaatagcaaaatacacTCTGAAAAGATTACAATAGtatacatgtttaaaatacgAATTAATACCATTGCAGAGAATGGGACGAACAGGTGcgtatcacctctaagaccatcaCACCTCAAGACCAAAAATAAACCGCCCTTGCCCAGTCCCCTACCcccttttgaaaagcaccctaaacaaggatttaacccttggctaaaacgataccctaaacaggtaacacgcgcctgttttcacacccaaaacagggattttattccttgcatcaaatttcataccctaactttcatttccgcgtattagcaattgcaattttgctacactttttttttccaatttttcatgtttttgacaccctaaacacgatatgtgcgtatcgtgcctacccacaaaaactaccctttttacgcgtttttattatcgcggatggtgtacagaccacaatgggagtgaacccccggggctggttcccgtagtataaTTTAAGCTTGATCGCTAGACAgaatgtatcaaaataaagtatacagtttaaaaaataaagtatgagatatttggtcaaaatgctatagTTGATAGCTTAATCAGCATCTTGCTTAtatatttttggcgaaaatgttgTCATTTGCgtcacataaagatgtcaaacatgttttttaatataaaatttataaTGTACAGTGATGAGATATTGACTGACATCAATCAGTTTGTATATTTGCTTATACATTTTAGGCGAACATGCtgccaataagcccaatcgccattctaactaccggtttttgagagcagttttgggacactttgacctctgacatatcgggaaaattgacgtaaatattattcattttcttattattgtcataatgttgatcattaaaaatactaaataattaatttataaaatgctaatatgttttatatttgttttaattaaattttgttaaacattttagattatattttgtacgtacaaaaacccaatatttctgaattttctgaaaggtcaaaggacaaagtgtcccaaaactgcaaaaactgtcctacaacaatgcattgcaaacttccaatgccgatttggcttattacgtcacattaaatatgtcaaacatgttttttaatgattattaaccTGTACAGTGATGAGGAATTGACTGAAATTAATCAGTTTGAATGTTTTGCTTATACATTTTAGGTGAACATGGTGCCATTTGCTTAGGTATTTTCTCGACTCTGTTGTTTCTTACTATTCGAATATATTATAGGGTATTTGGCGGCATTTTGTGTACAAGCAAGGAAGTGACTATGAGGAAAATTATACTTGATTAAACCAATTCCCCGCGGGCAACAATATCGCCCTTACCTTGGAAGACGATCACGGCCCACAACAGAATCTATCTCCTGCTGGATACGCTTCTGGATCTCCGGATATGCCATCATGTACTTAACTCCCCAACGTAACGTTGTAGAAGTTGTCTCCGTTCCGGCACTAAAGAGAGTCATAATTGTCAATGGCATGGTTTTGGTCTTCCTCACATGTGTATCTTGTCCATGTTTTTGACTTGATTCGAGTTCGTTTAAATAAACATCGATGTAATCGTTGGGATTGTCGGGATCGCGATCTGATTCATGCTGCTTCACCACGTCATTGATGAACTTAATAATGCTGGAAATGTTGGTCTCCAGTTGCTTATAGTTGCTGCGTTGGAAATATTTAAAGATTGGGAAAAATATCTGGGCAGCACCAGCGCCGGCTATCTGCACATTTTGGTTTATAAGGCTAAGCAGATATTTGAAGTTAGAGTCGGAGTATTCATATCGCTTACCCAAGACAACTGAGCATATAACATTAGATGTTGCATTTGTGAACAGAGGTAGCAGGTCAAAAGGTGTAGCATGGAAATTTGTTATCTCTTCTAATAAATATTCAGCCTCTTCTGCTATGTGTTCTTCGAAGCTTCTTTTACCCACACCAAAACTTCGCAATGTCGTCAGGGTGAAGCGTCTTTCCTGTTTCCATCCTTCTCCAGGTGAAAGAAGCCCTATTGTAAACACAAGCAAGAAATAAATGTGCGTTATATCTGTCTTAGTAAGTGCCCCCCCCAACCAACCAAACACCTCCTTCCCCGGACGCCGCCACATGTCCTAGTGTCAATACAAGGATTTAGGATTTACGGTAGATTTACGGTGAATTTTCGGGATTTTGGGGTCATATATTGCAGAAAAATGCTTGCTACGAATTTTCCAAATTGGACAAATGCAATTTTGAACAgaaatattttacataatatttcTGTGTTTCTTTTACCGTCAAATGTTTTATACAAGCCTACTTGGTATGATTAGCAAGCTGGTCAATTATTAAAAGATGAAGATGGCAAAATTCTATGTCACCAGCCGTGAGACATGCTTCAACATGCGGAAGGCATAAGCCTGCAGCAGCAAAGGATATAGATAATCAATCTGAAAGAGTAAATTGACTCGCTTTGTGcacattagctcattaattatgcaaattagatggcgcCTAGACATTATAATAGATTACAATATATTAGAATAATTTCAACCAAGTTTCAAGGTAAAAATCTGTACTCTGAACATCTGAACATGTATGCATTGCTTTAGctcattgattattgattaaaaaaaacaataagaaaatataaaatatgtattatgacAACCGTATGTTTGATTTTCTTCAAACAAAAAGCAtgttgctctactcaattaatatatttaaaacatgctcagagcattttCCAATTTCCAGTATTATCCTCATATTCCATCTTAAGGGTTCGATGACttacctttggacagtatttttgtgggacctgagagcacatcagtcaCGCCAAATTAATTGCTTTCtgatctttctgatatcaaattatttttatttgttgaaatttaaTGGTATgtatacttaatgtgtatgtagctgggatgaaaagccgaccatgagataaaatgttgacctttcgtattgaagatacaatgTATACATGATGTTTCCCAAAAGAACTATTTTTTCcatccacatctcatatgcagTTTATCCCTTTACataccatgtgtcttgaatagctattataGCCCACCACCCCTGTAGTTAAGAGCCTAGGAAATAATCCCTAATATCCCATACTATCGTTTGAACACCTTTTCTAATTCTGCCCCACATGATAAGGACTATTTAGCCATTaaatcttgcaatgagactgtattGCCTATTTTTCTCCCCGGGGGGGGGGTTCTTTCAAACAAATCGTACCGGGatatgccacgcagactttcggatgctgaatttgtctatacctactttttgctgcttttgccacccatcagtataccaatttgtcaccagaaacacccaaaaagcacccaattcggcgcttttaggggcacttttgctctactgaaaacccacccatcgatatacaaaaatcgctgaaaaggtaccccaaacccGTGGCACATCTCCGTATACCTTCAATCATGGAGAACCATTAGATTTTCTAATCatgtttagggacgcaccattagatactcaggggggtaggaagttggggtcgggggaagattttttttcgccgccaaaggcggcgaagtttggttttttttttttttttttgggggaagtttgtttttttgctcatgtagtgggggaagtttttttgttgaaaacttcctactcccccctgagtatcaaatggtgcgtcccttactatTGGATTCTAGCGATCATCTGATTTATCAGTGAGCAATTGTTTACCAAGTGATAAGGCTGGGCATATAGGAAAAATACAGTGATATTTCACTGCAGCCCTGAGCCAATTTACTGCCAAAAGCCGGgccaaataatataaattatattttctGTCAATAACTGGAGcgctatacagggtgagtcaaaaaagtgcaatagaggaaagaatccatttttatttaagaactgaGTAGaatcttttaggttttaaaacattttataaatgatatatccattagtgaccttgcgTGAAaatatcaaggaattagcattgggctattccatttaaaatccacaatacccctgtggaagattttgctgaaggctgccacagagggagtatgaatttctaatagaatagacaattgggtaacttccatttgaattactcactccagttatggaagatataggtaaagccataatacagggggagtgtgggtttcaaaatgattatatatgaccaattacatttgataaagatactccccctatggaagatatttccaaaatcttccacaggggtagtgtggatttcaagtggaatagcccatttaccgttttgtttttatgacacattttatagcgatacccaatttaaatgtttgtccaagagacatctaaaatttgaatgtcagcccactctgtgcaAGGTAGATCTGAAACAACTGCTTTTTTCTTAACCTCATttgtattgaaataaaatggagcacccaaagtgttattgcccttggtcttgctTAAGGAAAGAAACATtagttgttgttattttcattttacctttactttaaagatgtttattctctatcaaaaacatacaaatttgtaggcagattttttcaaatgtcgaaatgaaatgcgcgaaatttgaagtggagtgaattataaaatatccagcaAGTTGGACATAattattgggatttaaaaaaactggagttggagtagagtgaggtatgaaggacttgaagtaatgttagaaagtttgtttgaacaggaaaaagaaattgaaataacacaaaaatcaaccttatttaagttaaagtcagtttcagaccTGGTGCCTTTAACGTGCATTGTgttttctcattcaaaatacatggtacctcgtgaacaaatattgaaattgggtatcgcagcaacaTGACTCAttaaaattaaacggtagttgtggttcacttcattttttcacagaaggtggccattgagtgtggtatttatagaaattttcaataatgaaaaagttcaacgtggttcttacataaatatcgattctttgctctattgcatttttttgactcaccctgtataatggtAAATTTGGGCATTTAATTCCCTCATCTCCCCCTGTTTttgaaagtataggcctatgtccATGTTACGCTGTCTGTAATTAAATATGATAGTGTCATAACATGCTTATGTTATCAAGGGCTTATAGTGTAATTGAATATTATGGCGATATTGTTTTGAAAGATGAACAACTGGCTCATTTTGCATGGAAAGTAGAAATAATTACTATATGTATCAAAACGATTGGTACCCAGCAGTGTTGATAGTTATTGAAAAACCTGGTTCTTCTAAATGCAATGTTGgatccccttaaaatgataaaatgaccaGACCTTAAATCTATTGTACATGATTGTTtctgacattaatcaacaaagaATGCGGATTTTATGTTGCATTAATCACTAAAGACTGAcaagtaccaatcattttaatacagcCTGCACAGCTATATCCTGTGAACTTTGtccttttaaagacaattcttgtcaGTAACATGTTACTAAGATATTAAACttaaatgatgtacatgtagattAAAATGGGTTTTGACCATAAGCTGCCATAATAATATTAGGCCATGTGAAAATTAGACTAGCTGGTATTGGCAATTATTGTTAATCTACCGGTTTGTGAACAATATCTCCGCTGcaccccccccatgccccccaccttcacccccacacacacacacacacacagaatcATGACTTACCTCCGCCTAGTCCAAGATCTCTCATCGTGTGGCTAGTAGGTCTATTACTAATATGTGGATTATGAAACGCTTCTTTGATAATGCTGTGCTTATTGAGAACTACGATCAATTTCCCACCAATTCTCATGCTGAAGACTGGCCCGTACTTCGTAGACATTTTGGCAAACAGTTGTGGAGGATCAAGTCCTGTTCGGTAGAGTGCTACGACAAGGTTTGGTATATAACCAACCAACGGCCATCCCCAAGGACCAGGAGGCAGATTCTTTGGTTTCTGCAACCACCACCACAAAATCACGAAGGCAGTAACACATAATAAAACTGTTTGGATCTCGAAACCCAGCATATTTTCGGATAGCTAGACCTTAAAAACTATAAAATGAATGGAAATCAACCAAGCCGAAACTTCAAGCTTCCCGGCGCGGTGTACTAGTTTAGCATTATAGCATGTTCTATACCAATATAGTATTGGCCTGAAAGCAAATAAGCTATTTGTCGGTATATTATTTTTATCAACACGTTATTTTCACATCGTTACGTTTAACGTTTATGCACAGAAATTCAATTACACGGTTTATAATAATCTCATTatttcataaaagttttaaagTCGTTCCCTTTTCTCAAAGAAAATCTTtggagaaaatgaaataaaagcaaaaatacaaattgtcTTTTGGTTGTATCCGGGGGTTGTATCACTTAATGTATTCGTCCGACAAATGACTCATTATTGTTGGTGGGCTTTTTGTATGTGTTCAACTAGTACTTACATAACGTGCAGACAACCTTGTAATTTTATTTACCGTCACTATTTGCACACGTACATGTACAACACTATGAAGACTGTTGACACTTCACTGCACCGGTATTGTACTatacacaccactccacgccatacataaattctcttagtcacatttccccaatttgaagttttaaaaaaggaaaattttaaattttacttttttaaaagtttggcagaggcggggtcgaagtcacggcgcaccgctttggatactctatgagcctagcgccacttgtcttgttaatgttgttatccatttcatgatttgaaacttatttgaagatataatcgcaacttcaacataggcctaccacgtggcaagcaaaggcagaaaacgtaccatattttggaatgttatttgcctaaaaacattaatgtgtattaatagctctcaattgttgttaactgcgtgttctacatacagaaatccgacaataaacatgataaatgggcgtctatatggacaatacattatatcgattttgacacgtgctcgtgtgtcagtacatttccatggtcagtaaaatactatacaGGAACCTATCATTTTTCtcatacacgttcgatgtttttatcaattatataacaaatccacattagaccccaaatgttttttcaggaaataaaagattagattaccataaaaaatgAAACAGTAATCTtaggcggggtctaatgtaatttttacataaaattttcaacgtgttttctatccttattcttgctcaattaaaaaaatattttggcgtatataaaattgaaataaaattctctgcctcttaaacgacatcaaatgtgccacaattgggtatcactaaTCGTTATATGTGATGTgtagtaaatattcatatattcttttatacataggatgcttcaattttgacacaaaaaatattttattgaaaaccctctcactctgctatttaaaaaaggtaaccacgcttccctagaatgtgcaataaattagcattaaaagttttcttattttagcagcattctagaaactcttgccgtttggcgaaaagaggagtatgTACTATATACCCGGGACTATATACACGTACACAGACCCATAGAACAAAATTATctcaacaaaataaaatgtattaaaatttaGGTAATGGTAAAATTCTTGTTCATTAAAATTGTAGTGCATAATGCATTTTCACAGAGGTTTTCACGAAGGTAACCTTTCTCGGGAACCTTTCACAGAAATTGACCAACAAACCCTGATTAGCTCTAAGATAAATACCTTTAGCCTGCGGTAAACAAACTTCTTAGTGAGTAAATTAATTGTTACGAgttgtacttgactcaaggccaaaatcacctttttcccgaactcacacgaatgcacaacacaaatacactgtttgtttaagctaacacaatctaagtctttaattgaaaacagagtatgattggtacatataataacaatatcgcatatacaataaaatcacacaatgacagttttactatatcagtacttaaccagctgtcttcttgttggtcatgttggtgatcctagagttcttgcaatgttctggacgactgatgtaatatatccttattcacttgttctgcgaaaatcagcgaagtccatcgtacacttgcatttataaatccttgcacataaaatcctcatacgaaaatgatgatgcttcctccaatctcctttgcactgctatctccacaaatacatctccttgcgctgctttctccgcaatatatctctgcgctgctttctccaaaaatggtgtttctttcaccaatcactctttttccagggaacaggtttctttaacacagctccgctgttttttgacagatgcgtggccttcacaaacccagcaaactccagcaatttgacagaagaacttttaatcctttgatgaggaagagcacttttgtgtgctcgctgtcttcttcgttgctgtattaaaattagctcaattattggctatataaactggttaaaatgtacttctttttgaagcacgaagaccatcacacacatgtggagttttcaatctcccatggcattctgtcaagtcccaacaaaagccttcagctttttatatcagtactcatgcaaaaaacccatcatctattaataaaccattacttcaatcacattttcacaacattgctgcaatcttgggatttcccaagattaattatacacattcacctttcacattacatcacttcctggggtgtttttcctgatggtgcaataatgaactggggctttcaagttccaaacatagctctgactttgtttacaataatttggggaattccaaaatgactttccacaccattatcttgcacatacaaggggctttcccatctcatgaaatactttcagcttgtaaacaaagttaaataattaaattaaatcaaattactcagggcacatcacacctccccttaaaagaagaaagttcgaatgtaatgaaaactttcttaaatgttttcttctttacatcaacttcaacatattatcaactttgagtatttaactcatcatacacagtgactacttgtcacacacaacttcccttttaaaggacatttttgtttgtcaagttttatgcaattctggacagggcatcagccattacattgtcttttcccttaatatgtttgatgtccagattgtactcttgcaaggtcaaactccacctcaccagtctttggtttttgttcttcatcctgttgatgaaggtgagggattgtgatctgtgaaaacaagcacagggtatactgtggtacccaaatacacatcaaaatgtagcaatgctaatagcaatgctagacactccttctcaattgtggagtaatttctctggtgcttgttgaatttccttgaaaagtaacaaatggggtgatctatttgatcttcaccctcttgcatcacaacacctccacagcctatgtcactggcatcaacagtcaacttgaactgcttctgaaaatcaggtgcagtaagcactggtgaactcatgagtatagatttgactttgtgaaaagcattttcacactgttctgaccaaatgaattttgcatctttctttaacaaatcagtcaaaggacttgctatctctgaaaagtttggacagaactttctataatagccaaccattcctagaaatctcatgagtgccttcttgtttacaggtgtggggtattgctcaattgcttcaactttggctttgataggtttcacctgaccttgacctacaacatatcctaagtatgtgactgtggcatggcaaaactcactttttaccagattgactgtcaactgtacttcagacagcttcttaaacaattggtggagttgttccatgtgttgttcccaagtttgactgtaaacaatcaaatcatctacatacgcttcacatccctctatgtctgacacaatttggttcaccattctctgaaatgttgctggggcgtttttcaaaccgaatggcataactttgtattggtaaagaccaaatggtgtacaaaaagcagaaatctctttggcacggtctgtgagtggaacctgccagtaccctttcaaaagatcaaatttgctaacaaattttgcattcccaattttgtcaatgcaatcatcaattcttggaattgggtacgagtctgtctttgaatgaacatttgcagctctcatgtctgcgaccaatcggtatgaaccatcaggcttgggaacaagaatgcatggtgaactccactcactactacttggttctatgatatcattgtctaacatgtaattgatctcatttttgagatgttccattttcaatggattgactctgtaaggatgctgcttaattggttttgtatcaccaacatctacatcatgaaatgcagcatttgttctacttggcgtatcaggaaatatattgtcaaatttgtgaatcaaatttgcaatttgactttgttgatcttgagaaagatgacctaactttgagtccaaattagtgagcacatcagaattgttcaacttTACATTATACtccttgtgctccagctctttatcctggtcaaatgtgacattagaattgtcatctttactcttgtctacattggcgattttgtctacatcggcatgtttgtctacattatcagtatgttttactgtacacacaggttttggaatgccactgtcacttctttcaacatactctttgagcatatttatgtggcataactgcctgctcttgcgtctaccaggagtcttgataatataatctacttcacccacttttgactctacttcacatgggccatgatatctggcttgtaatgggtgtcctggaattggaaacagtactagaactttggcacctggtttgaacactctttctttggcatgcttatcataccattgtttcattttggcctgaccctgtttcaagttttccttggcgatatcagttgctctgttaagcctatgcttaaaattggagacataatccaataaattgatatctgatttctcattgagccacttttctttcaacaactttagggcccgcgcactgtgtgtccaaacactaactcaaaaggactaaatcctaaagtttcctgaacagcttcctagcagcaaacaacaacaagtgtactccctcatcccagtccctctgaaattccaaacagtatgtcctgatcatgtttttcaatgtttggtggaacctttctagtgcaccttgtgattctggatggtaagcacttgaggtatactgttctatacctaattgatacatgacttgctgaaatactccagaagtaaagtttgatccttggtctgactgtatggacttggggagccccacaaatgtgaagaacttggttaaagctttcactatagtcactgctttaatatttctcaaaggtatggcttcaggaaagcgtgttgacgcgcacataattgtcagaaggtattgattacctgacttagtctttggtaggggcctacacaatcaataataaccctactaaatggttcatcaaaggctggaattggcttcaatggagcaggaggtattttctgatttggcttccctactacttggcatatgtgacatgttttgcaatattcagaaacatcttttctgagagtgggccaccagaaatgtctcagaattctttcatgagttttcttaacacccaaatgccctgccatgggactatcatgtgctatgttaataacttcagtgtggtagacttttggtaccacaatttggtgcactaccttccactcttcatcggca contains the following coding sequences:
- the LOC140171543 gene encoding cytochrome P450 2J4-like, yielding MLGFEIQTVLLCVTAFVILWWWLQKPKNLPPGPWGWPLVGYIPNLVVALYRTGLDPPQLFAKMSTKYGPVFSMRIGGKLIVVLNKHSIIKEAFHNPHISNRPTSHTMRDLGLGGGLLSPGEGWKQERRFTLTTLRSFGVGKRSFEEHIAEEAEYLLEEITNFHATPFDLLPLFTNATSNVICSVVLGKRYEYSDSNFKYLLSLINQNVQIAGAGAAQIFFPIFKYFQRSNYKQLETNISSIIKFINDVVKQHESDRDPDNPNDYIDVYLNELESSQKHGQDTHVRKTKTMPLTIMTLFSAGTETTSTTLRWGVKYMMAYPEIQKRIQQEIDSVVGRDRLPRLTDKDNLPFTAATLLEIQRICSVVPLAVPHNCVEDTTIDGFNIPKESLVLANLNLIHHNPDTWKNPDEFNPERFLDKDGCLQEREGLIPFSTGRRMCIGEHLAKMELYIFFTHLFHRFTFKKPDGDSQPISLKGVLGFVNTPSTFLTQVESRD